In Uranotaenia lowii strain MFRU-FL chromosome 2, ASM2978415v1, whole genome shotgun sequence, one genomic interval encodes:
- the LOC129745336 gene encoding protein odd-skipped — MSINSSPSSCSDISIEELKARSPDFPPELLAVIKQEPGSAVSPILTPPHTPTEDSINTTPAVITSRHYYDMEHNRSPARRQHMPAHSHHQQQPHHPHHQEASPQSAFIPQQLPGAGGQSMEAFLYHQQQQQVQQQQQQHRLWLQTQAAAAAQQQLHQTGYPVPGYPQIPGVPSQHPHAALMQQWIRNAAIYRQHFQHQGYPAELARLPPFGRPGNPLGPIKPTGHGSSRPKKQFICKYCHRHFTKSYNLLIHERTHTDERPYSCDICGKAFRRQDHLRDHRYIHSKEKPFKCSDCGKGFCQSRTLAVHKVTHLEEAPHKCNICNRTFNQRANLKTHMQSHALSEVTPNGPVLDLSQKSTSSTPEKEIIVDEDISDEEEEEDLDLDDEEHHLEQLHHHDTPIGAVLPKKSLGFSIDEIMKR; from the exons ATGTCTATTAACTCGTCACCGTCATCGTGCAGCGATATAAGCATCGAGGAATTGAAAGCCAGATCACCAG ATTTCCCGCCAGAGTTATTGGCAGTGATCAAACAGGAGCCGGGCTCAGCCGTTTCGCCCATTTTAACCCCACCGCACACGCCTACCGAGGACAGTATTAACACGACACCGGCCGTGATCACATCGCGTCACTACTACGACATGGAACATAACCGGTCCCCAGCCAGGCGCCAACATATGCCCGCCCATTCCCACCACCAGCAGCAGCCACATCATCCCCACCATCAAGAGGCATCCCCACAAAGTGCCTTCATTCCCCAACAGCTACCTGGAGCTGGTGGCCAATCAATGGAGGCTTTTCTGTAccatcaacagcaacagcaagttcagcaacagcagcagcagcaccgcCTATGGCTCCAAACACAGGCGGCTGCAGCGGCTCAACAACAGCTTCATCAAACCGGTTATCCAGTTCCTGGCTACCCTCAAATCCCTGGCGTCCCTAGCCAGCACCCGCATGCCGCCCTCATGCAGCAGTGGATCCGCAACGCTGCCATCTATCGGCAACACTTCCAACATCAAGGCTATCCCGCTGAACTAGCTCGTCTACCTCCCTTTGGACGCCCCGGAAATCCTCTGGGCCCCATCAAACCCACCGGCCATGGAAGCTCTCGTCCAAAGAAGCAATTTATCTGCAAGTACTGCCATCGGCACTTCACCAAGTCCTACAATCTGCTCATCCATGAGCGCACCCACACCGATGAGCGACCCTACTCGTGCGACATCTGCGGCAAAGCCTTTCGTCGGCAGGATCATCTCCGCGATCATCGCTACATCCACTCCAAAGAAAAACCCTTCAAATGCTCCGACTGTGGCAAAGGATTCTGCCAGTCCCGAACCCTGGCCGTCCACAAGGTCACTCACCTCGAGGAGGCTCCCCACAAGTGCAACATCTGCAATCGGACCTTCAATCAGCGAGCCAACCTCAAAACTCACATGCAAAGCCACGCACTCTCCGAGGTCACTCCCAATGGACCGGTCCTAGACCTGTCCCAAAAATCCACCTCCTCCACTCCGGAAAAGGAAATCATCGTCGACGAGGACATCAGTGAcgaagaagaggaagaagaCTTGGACCTGGACGACGAGGAACATCACCTGGAGCAACTGCACCACCACGACACCCCAATCGGTGCGGTTCTCCCCAAAAAATCCCTCGGATTCTCGATCGATGAGATCATGAAGCGGTAA